From Aspergillus fumigatus Af293 chromosome 5, whole genome shotgun sequence, a single genomic window includes:
- a CDS encoding FHA domain protein, whose amino-acid sequence MARMVGHRRLRRKSSKFSFLSLIPPFEDFSQSPNILLDTIVALVHLCANSCRVAMRLDLFGLALLCFYSICLAALPYMSASTVSASTSTANFPADSRSGPRRRLSQLRAYTQNHFSPHTSSSSANSQRSSRRHTFSSRVSWFSPSASSTSPESSSLPSTGTSHPTPCPTSDQSALARYSSVFFPSYRAVDVDLETRDLTTDSSQSTPSNDSGGENSVEAMARSGASSGATNARDHPRASSSSASANPIANTSESANSNVTQNSSSPGPKGKATIRFFPHQDPSQSSRPSLHFIPISRTLPSESSVIRVGRYSERDGMPVANPTEPSDAPVGFKSKVVSRKHCEFLYINGQWHIKDVGSSSGTFLNHMRLSQPNMVSRLYTIKDGDIVQLGIDFRGGEEMIFRCVRIRIECNRSWQQQPNEFNRLIHTPEYPMFQCPNCRAYTDLSAEVDDSNDANDVDTSKENDDSQEPAQTSAAETSNGIQEPSAESDTAAAPTQERTESSRQTRDVPADEGLADNIENMRLQDDSPSPSEAEAERTPNVASASPEPVVSNIASAPTTGSDASIPPSQPVAIRQARSNTPFRSESSDDNPLTPRNDSGPLAFDGRAGMP is encoded by the exons GATTTGTTTGGTCTGGCACTACTGTGTTTTTATTCCATCTGCCTGGCTGCCCTGCCCTACATGTCTGCTTCAACTGTCTCCGCCTCCACTTCCACCGCCAACTTCCCAGCCGATTCTCGCTCTGGGCCCCGCCGGCGACTAAGCCAACTACGAGCCTACACTCAGAATCATTTTTCGCCTCAtacctcgtcgtcttctgcaAATTCACAGCGCTCTTCTCGCCGACATACCTTCAGCAGTCGTGTCTCTTGGTTTTCGCCTTCTGCCTCGTCGACTAGTCCAGAGTCTTCGTCTCTCCCTTCAACGGGGACCTCCCATCCAACTCCATGCCCAACATCCGATCAATCTGCTCTCGCTCGTTATAGCTCCGTCTTCTTTCCTAGCTACCGCGCTGTTGACGTAGATTTGGAAACCCGTGACCTGACCACAGACTCGTCACAGTCGACCCCGTCGAACGACTCCGGCGGTGAAAATTCAGTCGAGGCAATGGCGCGTTCAGGAGCTTCGTCAGGGGCCACGAATGCGCGAGACCACCCGCGAGCATCGAGCTCATCGGCCTCTGCAAATCCCATTGCAAACACTTCCGAATCTGCGAATTCGAACGTGACTCAAAATTCCTCGTCCCCTGGTCCGAAGGGAAAGGCCACCATCCGCTTCTTTCCCCATCAAGATCCCAGCCAAAGCTCCAGGCCGTCCTTGCATTTCATTCCTATTTCGCGAACTCTCCCATCGGAAAGTAGTGTAATCCGTGTCGGCCGATACTCCGAGCGCGATGGCATGCCCGTGGCTAATCCTACCGAACCTTCGGATGCCCCTGTCGGATTCAAGTCGAAAGTTGTGAGTCGGAAGCATTGCGAGTTTCTCTATATAAATGGGCAGTGGCATATCAAGGATGTGGGGAGCTCTTCTGGGACCTTCTTGAATCACATGAGGTTGAGCCAGCCAAATATGGTGTCGAGGCTCTATACTATCAAGGATGGCGATATCGTACAACTTGGTATCGATTTCAgaggcggcgaggagatGATCTTTCGATGCGTGCGGATCCGCATAGAGTGCAACCGTTCGTGGCAGCAACAACCCAATGAGTTCAA CCGTCTCATCCATACTCCTGAGTACCCGATGTTCCAATGTCCCAATTGTCGTGCATACACAGACTTGAGCGCCGAGGTGGACGATTCCAACGACGCGAACGATGTGGATAccagcaaggagaatgatgatAGCCAGGAGCCTGCGCAGacatcagcagcagagacTTCAAATGGGATCCAAGAACCCTCAGCGGAATCTGATACGGCAGCAGCTCCTACGCAAGAGCGCACGGAAAGCAGTCGTCAAACAAGGGACGTGCCCGCTGATGAGGGACTAGCCGATAATATCGAGAACATGCGGCTTCAGGACgattctccttctccgtccgaagcagaggcagagcGAACTCCGAACGTAGCATCTGCCTCTCCTGAACCGGTCGTGAGCAACATTGCTTCTGCTCCCACAACAGGTTCCGATGCCTCCATTCCTCCATCCCAACCCGTCGCGATCAGACAGGCGCGCTCTAACACACCTTTCCGCTCCGAGTCGTCCGATGACAACCCGCTGACGCCTAGAAACGATTCGGGGCCTCTGGCCTTTGATGGCAGAGCTGGCATGCCATGA
- a CDS encoding bestrophin family protein has product MLVFRNQTSYNRFWDGRNGMNTIVTCVRNLVRTIITNSYSERGPPTAAEQQDVERTIRVLMAIPYAVKNHLRDEWGAAWALGSDVNENGTAVYDADYASLLPVGLEGHEHDGLGLPFQLTFFVDGFIKRGVERGWFNAPGASQMQAQLNTLTDAYGRMETIKLTPIPVAHLIHQKQVLALFGCVLPFAMVDDMRWWAVPIVSLVIFTLYGIEGIGSQLEDPFGYDRNDIKMDAIVGDAKIEIGAVLSEWRNLMASVQANHPPVVGNGVTEERKASFAPPDMFLRAAPRVSRQ; this is encoded by the exons ATGCTTGTGTTCCGCAATCAGACATCCTACAATAGATTCTGGGACGGCCGCAACGGCATGAACACAATTGTCACCTGTGTGCGCAATCTGGTCCGTACGATTATCACAAACAGCTACAGTGAGCGCGGCCCTCCCACCGCCGCTGAACAGCAGGACGTCGAGCGGACGATCCGTGTGCTCATGGCAATTCCCTATGCTGTCAAGAACCACCTTCGGGATGAATGGGGCGCGGCATGGGCTCTAGGGAGTGATGTCAATGAGAACGGCACCGCGGTGTATGACGCAGATTACGCGAGTCTCCTTCCCGTGGGTCTGGAAGGTCATGAGCATGACGGCCTGGGTCTACCTTTCCAGTTGACCTTCTTTGTGGATGGGTTTATCAAACGGGGCGTGGAACGGGGGTGGTTCAATGCTCCCGGAGCAAGTCAGATGCAGGCCCAGCTGAACACATTGACAGATGCGTATGGGAGGATGGAAACCATCAAATTGACTCCTATACCTGTCGCTCATTT AATCCATCAAAAGCAAGTCCTCGCGCTGTTTGGATGTGTGCTCCCATTCGCCATGGTCGATGACATGAGATGGTGGGCGGTCCCGATAGTCAGTCTAGTGATCTTCACGTTGTACGGCATTGAGGGCATTGGCAGTCAACTCGAAGATCCCTTTGGATATGACCGCAACGATATCAAGATGGATGCTATAGTCGGCGACGCCAAGATCGAAATCGGTGCTGTGCTTTCAGAGTGGCGGAACCTCATGGCTTCCGTACAGGCGAATCATCCGCCCGTAGTTGGGAATGGCGTTACGGAGGAAAGGAAAGCTAGCTTTGCGCCTCCCGATATGTTCTTGAGGGCTGCCCCGAGAGTATCAAGGCAGTGA
- a CDS encoding FAD-binding dehydrogenase, whose amino-acid sequence MATNDQPVVIVGAGLAGLVAAYELSNRNIRSIIVDQESEANLGGQAFWSLGGIFCVNSSNQRRLGIRDSRELAMEDWFSSAAFDRETDHWPRKWAEAFVNFATDHMESYLGALGVRFVSVGWAERGSGQAGGHGNSVPRFHLTWGTGPAIVEAFAGPVKEAAKKGLVEFRFRHQVDEIIVDGETGAAVGVRGQVLEPTDVERGVASSRKSVGYFELRGAAVLVASGGIGGNLDLVKKYWPVDRLGPKVPQSFVLGVPAHVDGRMIDISRKAGASVVNSDRMWHYTEGLTNWNPIWPKHGIRVIPGPSSLWLDATGKRLPPFLYPGCDTLATLRHICSTGYDYTWFVLNKSIIAREFALSGSEQNPDITGKSILLLLQRIFGSNGTGPVQVFMKNGEDFIVETSLNDLLKRMDNLGQKHGGPPLDVNQVKREIELRDAQVDNSYTKDAQLMLIQNARDFWPDKFSRVVKPHKLLDQSYGPLIAVRMNLLTRKTLGGLETDLSANVLRQDGSHFTNLYAAGEVAGFGGGGVHGYNSLEGTFLGGCIFSGRTAGIAMADKLAKAPATQSS is encoded by the coding sequence ATGGCAACGAACGACCAGCCCGTTGTCATAGTAGGCGCCGGCCTAGCAGGTCTGGTGGCCGCCTACGAGCTCTCCAACCGCAACATCCGGTCCATCATCGTCGACCAGGAAAGCGAAGCCAACCTAGGCGGACAAGCATTCTGGTCCCTCGGAGGAATCTTCTGCGTAAACTCAAGTAACCAGCGCCGACTGGGCATCCGCGACAGTCGAGAGCTAGCCATGGAAGATTGGTTCAGCAGCGCGGCATTTGACCGCGAAACGGACCATTGGCCGAGGAAATGGGCAGAAGCGTTTGTTAACTTCGCGACAGATCATATGGAGTCGTACCTTGGTGCATTGGGCGTGCGGTTTGTCAGTGTGGGCTGGGCTGAACGCGGGAGTGGGCAGGCTGGCGGCCATGGCAACTCTGTTCCGCGATTCCATCTCACATGGGGAACAGGGCCGGCGATCGTCGAGGCGTTCGCTGGTCCGGTGAAAGAGGCGGCGAAGAAAGGGCTGGTTGAGTTTCGATTCCGGCATCAGGTTGATGAAATTATCGTTGATGGTGAGACAGGTGCTGCGGTGGGTGTTCGTGGGCAGGTACTGGAGCCAACAGACGTGGAGCGAGGTGTTGCTTCTTCGCGGAAGAGCGTTGGGTACTTTGAGCTTCGAGGCGCTGCGGTACTTGTCGCCTCAGGTGGTATTGGCGGGAACCTGGATCTGGTGAAGAAATACTGGCCGGTGGATCGGCTGGGTCCTAAGGTGCCGCAGTCGTTCGTGCTGGGGGTTCCTGCGCATGTTGATGGCCGCATGATTGATATCTCCAGGAAAGCCGGTGCCAGCGTGGTCAACAGCGACCGGATGTGGCATTACACTGAGGGATTGACCAACTGGAACCCGATCTGGCCAAAGCATGGGATTCGAGTCATTCCTGGACCATCCTCTCTCTGGCTCGATGCTACGGGAAAGCGGCTGCCTCCGTTTTTGTATCCCGGCTGCGATACACTTGCTACTCTACGGCATATATGCTCGACTGGTTATGACTACACCTGGTTTGTCTTGAACAAAAGCATCATCGCCCGTGAATTCGCCCTCTCTGGGTCAGAACAGAACCCGGACATCACCGGCAAAAGTATCCTCCTTCTACTCCAGCGGATATTCGGCTCCAATGGCACGGGCCCTGTACAGGTCTTCATGAAAAATGGAGAAGATTTCATCGTGGAGACGTCCCTGAATGATCTACTTAAGAGAATGGATAACCTCGGGCAAAAACATGGAGGTCCACCACTAGACGTGAACCAAGTTAAAAGGGAAATCGAGCTCCGTGACGCACAGGTAGACAACAGCTACACAAAAGACGCGCAATTGATGCTAATCCAGAATGCACGCGACTTCTGGCCTGATAAATTCAGCAGAGTTGTCAAACCTCACAAGCTCCTGGACCAAAGCTACGGCCCGCTGATTGCCGTCAGAATGAACCTCCTCACCAGAAAGACCCTCGGTGGACTAGAGACAGACCTGAGCGCAAATGTTCTCCGTCAGGACGGGAGTCACTTCACGAATCTGTATGCCGCTGGTGAAGTTGCAGGTTTTGGAGGCGGCGGTGTGCATGGATACAATTCCCTTGAAGGCACATTCCTGGGGGGCTGCATTTTCTCAGGACGAACTGCAGGCATTGCCATGGCCGACAAACTGGCGAAGGCCCCTGCGACACAGTCCTCGTAA
- the vp16 gene encoding tethering complex subunit VPS16: MAPSNPLANWERLGDSFYRKVSLYDAIFDEDVDLDNYIVAGAPYGGAIALHRDESKPYMFRDAHTARSSIDIYSCSGKHINRINWEHGTIRGLGWSEKEELLVITEDGTVRRYFGLYGDFTSFSLGNGAEEYGVRACKFWNNGFVALLSNNQLIAVSNYDEPRPKLLAPCPEGEISSWSLIPPPYTLSRSVEVLLAVDKTIFLIDSSEAEDKVLQNGPFKHASVSPTGRFVALYTAEGQVWVVSSDFQSKHTEYDPQSRVTPRTVDWCGDDAVVIAWEDEIHLIGPNGTAAKYYYDGTVHVIPECDGVRLITNDNCEFLHKVADVTEAIFRLGSTSPASVLLDSVDLLEKKSPKADENIQRIRSSLPEAVDTCVKAAGHEFDVYWQKRLLKAASYGKSVLDLYNSDEFVEMTEKLRVLKAVRDYQIGLPLSYEQYLRLTPEKLIERLVNRHEYLLSIRISEYLQIPADRIYVHWASQKVKVSTVDDEAVCKLIVQKLEGKPGISFEQIAQAAYDEGRAHLATQLLNHEPRGGKQVPLLLKMEEDEVALDKAIESGDDDLIIYVLLHLKSKLPLASFFRMINTRPIASALVEANARGEDTELLKGLFYQDDRPIDGSNVLLSEALNATDLPHKTEKLLLASKLLSDSKDATAVQQHKLLSEASQLLKVQEALDKDIADRAEFVGLSLNDTIYRLIKTGDGKRAHKIQSDFRMPEKTYWWLRLRALVAKRDWGELEEMAKKKSPIGWEPFYNEVLGAGNTKLASLFIPKCTNLPVEERIEMWVKCGMIVKAAEEAHRAKDVNTLEVLRAKASGPAVAEIERMINLLRPRR; the protein is encoded by the exons ATGGCGCCATCAAATCCTCTTGCGAATTGGGAGCGACTTGGGGACAGTTTTTACAGGAAAGTCTCCTTGTATGACGCTATCTTTGACGAGGATGTGGACTTGGACAACTACATTGTCGCCGGCGCGCCATATGGAGGAGCTATTG CCCTTCATCGGGATGAGAGCAAGCCGTACATGTTTCGCGATGCCCATACAGCTAGATCAAGCATTGACATCTATTCGTGCTCTGGAAAGCACATAAATCGCATCAAT TGGGAACATGGGACGATTCGAGGGCTCGGCTGGTCCGAAAAAGAAGAGTTGCTAGTAATCACAGAAGATGGAACAGTCCGCAGATATTTCGGCTTGTATGGTGACTTTACGTCTTTTTCTCTAGGAAAC GGagctgaagaatatggcgTAAGAGCATGCAAGTTCTGGAATAACGGCTTTGTCGCTCTGCTCTCGAATAACCAACTCATTGCTGTCTCAAACTATGATGAGCCGCGACCTAAGTTGCTAGCGCCGTGTCCAGAAGGTGAAATCTCTTCTTGGTCGTTGATTCCACCACCATATACTCTTTCTCGTTCAGTGGAGGTGCTACTGGCAGTCGACAAGACTATATTTTTGATTGATTCttcagaagcagaagacaaAGTGCTTCAAAATGGACCTTTTAAACATGCCAGCGTGTCACCTACTGGTCGATTCGTGGCCCTTTACACCGCCGAGGGTCAGGTCTGGGTAGTGAGCAGTGATTTTCAGAGTAAACACACCGAATATGACCCGCAATCCCGAGTGACACCTCGTACCGTCGACTGGTGTGGTGACGACGCTGTCGTCATTGCATGGGAGGACGAGATACATCTTATTGGTCCCAATGGCACTGCTGCTAA GTATTACTACGATGGCACTGTGCATGTGATACCCGAATGTGATGGGGTCCGATTGATTACGAACGATAACTGCGAGTTCTTACACAAAGTTGCAG ATGTCACTGAAGCCATCTTCAGGCTTGGTTCCACTAGCCCGGCTTCGGTTCTTCTAGATTCAGTTGATCTCTTGGAGAAAAAATCGCCCAAGGCTGATGAAAACATACAACGCATTCGCTCCAGTTTACCAGAAGCGGTAGATACCTGTGTCAAGGCTGCGGGTCATGAATTTGATGTATACTGGCAGAAGAGACTGCTGAAAGCTGCTTCATATGGGAAGTCTGTCTTGGATCTGTACAACAGCGATGAATTCGTCGAAATGACGGAGAAACTTCGAGTGCTGAAAGCAGTGAGGGACTACCAGATAGGGCTGCCTCTTTCTTATGAGCAATATCTGCGACTCACACCGGAGAAGCTCATCGAGCGTCTGGTAAACCGCCATGAATATCTGCTTTCCATCCGGATATCCGAATATCTTCAGATTCCAGCGGACAGAATCTATGTTCACTGGGCCAGCCAGAAGGTCAAGGTGTCCACAGTCGACGATGAAGCCGTTTGCAAACTCATCGTGCAGAAATTGGAAGGCAAGCCCGGAATATCTTTCGAGCAGATTGCTCAAGCTGCATACGACGAAGGACGCGCTCACCTGGCCACACAGCTTCTGAATCACGAACCTCGGGGTGGTAAGCAAGttccgctgctgctgaagatggaagaagacgaagtcGCCCTGGACAAGGCGATCGAGAGTGGAGATGACGATCTTATCATTTATGTACTCTTGCACTTGAAGAGTAAACTCCCTCTCGCCAGCTTCTTTAGGATGATCAACACCCGGCCCATTGCCTCGGCATTGGTCGAAGCGAATGCTCGCGGGGAAGACACCGAGTTACTGAAAGGCCTATTCTACCAGGATGACCGACCTATTGATGGTTCAAATGTCCTCCTGTCGGAGGCACTGAATGCGACAGACTTACCGCATAAAACTGAGAAACTCCTCCTCGCATCGAAGCTCTTATCAGATTCTAAGGATGCAACTGCGGTTCAACAACATAAACTTCTCTCTGAAGCGTCACAGTTACTCAAGGTCCAAGAGGCTTTGGACAAAGACATTGCAGATCGCGCAGAGTTTGTCGGCCTCAGCTTAAATGACACTATCTACAGACTGATCAAAACGGGCGACGGAAAACGAGCACATAAGATCCAGAGCGATTTTAGGATGCCGGAAAAGACTTATTGGTGGTTGCGATTAAGAGCGCTGGTCGCTAAGAGAGACTGGGGTGAATTGGAAGAGATGGCAAAGAAGAAATCCCCGATTGGGTGGGAG CCTTTCTATAATGAAGTTCTAGGTGCTGGCAACACCAAGCTAGCTTCGCTATTTATTCCGAAATGCACCAATCTGCCCGTCGAGGAGAGGATCGAGATGTGGGTGAAATGTGGAATGATCGTAAAAGCCGCAGAGGAAGCCCACAGAGCAAAAGACGTCAATACTCTTGAAGTCCTTCGGGCGAAAGCATCGGGACCAGCCGTCGCTGAAATTGAGCGAATGATCAATCTGCTCAGACCAAGGAGATAG
- a CDS encoding Alb1 domain-containing protein: MAKARPKSIHSRAARRAASPSLDVDKSLTSLPRAENTVIQRESVLSERANAGVSKKSKARAKTRAQRLRQQKGIERAEMVYSRLEKKVAKSVSRAKIVKARRSDWESLNRNVSGSMFEALQERDDTRLDDAMIDVAGAPATKKRTSKPAEATQNPVADEHADIDVDDDIT, from the exons ATGGCCAAAGCAAGAC CCAAGTCAATCCATTCTCGCGCTGCTCGGCGGGCGGCTTCCCCAAGTCTCGATGTCGACAAGTCGTTGACTTCACTGCCACGAGCCGAAAACACTGTAATACAGCGAGAATCTGTTCTGAGCGAACGAGCGAATGCTGGAGTGTCGAAAAAATCAAAGGCTAGGGCCAAAACAAGAGCACAGCGCTTGAGACAACAAAAGGGCATTGAAAGAGCTGAAATGGTCTACTCTCGGCTGGAAAAGAAGGTGGCTAAGAGTGTCTCCCGGGCTAAAATTGTCAAAGCACGCAGG TCTGATTGGGAATCTTTAAATCGCAATGTATCTGGGTCCATGTTCGAAGCTCTCCAAGAGCGGGATGATACCCGTCTCGATGATGCTATGATCGATGTTGCAGGTGCGCCGGCAACCAAGAAGCGGACATCAAAGCCGGCGGAGGCCACGCAGAACCCTGTGGCAGACGAGCATGCCGACATCGACGTTGACGATGACATTACTTGA
- a CDS encoding ubiquitin-specific protease UBP1, translating into MNARRGGFDILTQSPFHNPQNSQHETFLQRLQSNNNTLTYGVAIGLLVYFVLNYFGVAPILISRALWNLIVYLTPSRIVVALDSKTSNLDSTDKALLSMNFQTKSEAMQRILGLNNSSLSSFLPCSTTFSGFGTALLGAKNHLPPGLGNWDNSCYQNSIIQGLASLLSLAEFLEHNIRTLGDKGSFSTHQALRGVIERLNNADNHDQRLWIPAELKSMSSWQQQDAQEYFSKVVGQVDHEVQQATKRRTRNLGLKMAGPVENIIGAEPHTDVDGADSSSPRLAERHLTRNPLEGLLAQRVGCMKCGWTEGLSLIPFNCLTVPLGGQYEYDVRQCLDQYMHLEPIEGVECAKCTLLRAKDQLENLLNQIEEDMKLPNTPDSSKVSGALRTSAEERLRAVEEALEEDDFAEKTLSKKCHIPSKNRVTSTKSRQAVIARTPKCLVIHINRSMFDENTGMLRKNYAAVRFPNVLDLNEWCLGTKSSSWGQMDIERWGTDPRESMLPEAGSASDVPGRFFELRAVVTHYGRHENGHYICYRKYPSDVFPAHVPDTVLEADGEKDKAERWFRLSDDDVQMVSEASVMSQGGAFMLFYEAIDRQGSDYTPTHGTHAVEDEKLESVCDLTTSNDMSTTSTITDGSPDTSPATSVSAADRFDVPLYKLQLLTDDHASSLGESSLEVTP; encoded by the coding sequence ATGAATGCTCGAAGAGGGGGATTTGACATCCTCACTCAGAGTCCTTTCCATAACCCTCAAAATAGCCAGCATGAGACGTTCCTGCAGCGGTTGCAGAGTAATAATAACACTCTGACCTACGGAGTTGCAATTGGCCTTTTGGTTTATTTTGTCTTAAACTACTTCGGAGTCGCGCCAATTTTGATATCACGAGCTCTGTGGAACCTCATAGTCTATTTGACACCGTCTCGAATAGTTGTCGCCCTGGATTCGAAGACATCGAACCTAGATTCAACTGACAAGGCCCTTCTTTCTATGAACTTTCAAACGAAAAGCGAAGCAATGCAACGTATCCTTGGACTCAATaactcctccctctcctccttccttccttGTTCTACGACCTTTTCAGGATTCGGTACAGCGTTACTCGGCGCCAAGAACCATCTGCCCCCAGGGCTCGGAAACTGGGACAATTCATGCTATCAGAATAGCATCATTCAGGGCCTAGCATCTCTACTCTCTCTTGCAGAGTTTTTGGAGCACAACATCCGGACATTGGGGGATAAAGGATCCTTTTCGACTCATCAGGCTCTCAGAGGCGTCATCGAGCGATTAAACAATGCTGATAACCATGATCAGCGGCTGTGGATTCCAGCGGAGCTCAAATCAATGAGCAGTTGGCAACAGCAGGATGCGCAGGAATACTTTTCGAAAGTTGTCGGTCAGGTCGATCACGAGGTGCAGCAGGCTACGAAACGCCGGACTAGGAATTTGGGGTTGAAAATGGCAGGGCCTGTCGAGAACATCATCGGGGCAGAACCACATACGGATGTGGATGGTGCAGACAGTTCATCTCCTCGTTTAGCTGAACGGCATCTGACGCGCAACCCTCTGGAGGGCCTTCTTGCGCAAAGAGTAGGTTGCATGAAATGCGGCTGGACTGAAGGTCTTTCTCTCATCCCGTTCAACTGCCTAACGGTACCACTTGGCGGGCAATACGAATACGATGTACGGCAATGCCTTGATCAGTACATGCACCTCGAGCCCATCGAAGGTGTGGAATGTGCAAAGTGCACTCTTTTACGCGCCAAGGACCAGTTAGAAAATCTTCTAAACCAAATCGAAGAAGACATGAAACTGCCGAACACGCCTGACTCTTCAAAAGTCTCAGGAGCACTCAGGACCTCCGCTGAAGAGCGATTGCGGGCTGTTGAGGAAGCACTAGAAGAGGATGATTTTGCGGAGAAGACCTTGTCGAAGAAGTGCCATATTCCATCCAAGAACCGCGTCACGTCGACCAAATCAAGACAGGCGGTAATCGCGAGGACGCCGAAATGCCTTGTGATACATATCAACCGAAGCATGTTTGACGAGAATACAGGGATGCTCAGGAAGAATTATGCTGCCGTCAGATTCCCCAATGTCCTTGACTTGAATGAATGGTGTCTGGGGACAAAGTCCTCCAGTTGGGGTCAGATGGACATTGAAAGATGGGGCACCGACCCTAGGGAGTCTATGCTACCTGAAGCTGGGTCGGCTTCCGATGTTCCCGGCCGCTTTTTTGAGTTGCGGGCCGTGGTTACGCACTACGGTCGCCATGAGAATGGACATTATATCTGCTACAGAAAATACCCATCAGATGTCTTCCCGGCCCACGTCCCAGACACTGTACTGGAGGCGGATGGCGAAAAGGACAAAGCTGAACGGTGGTTTCGATTGAGTGACGACGATGTACAAATGGTCAGTGAGGCAAGCGTGATGTCTCAAGGTGGTGCTTTCATGTTGTTCTACGAAGCCATTGATCGGCAAGGCTCAGACTATACTCCGACTCACGGAACACACGCAGTGGAGGACGAGAAGCTCGAGTCCGTCTGTGATTTAACAACTTCAAACGATATGTCTACGACATCTACGATCACTGACGGTTCTCCTGATACCTCCCCGGCGACAAGCGTATCCGCTGCAGACAGATTCGATGTGCCCCTTTATAAGCTTCAGCTTCTGACTGATGATCATGCAAGTTCACTGGGCGAATCTTCTCTTGAGGTCACGCCTTAA
- a CDS encoding EF-hand superfamily Ca2+-modulated protein has translation MPPKKRSAPATPSAPKKARQSKLAKENDISAEEESEIKEVFHLFSTTAEEFPNEKEGVIAREDVRKALVALGLPPSDSSELHSILSAVDPTNTGFVPYAPFVSVAAAKLRSRSDEAMSAEVDAAFQLFTKGTDGPITLGHLRRIARELKEDNLGDELLKDMILEANGGAGVNAGVTLEQFHDVMTRAGVF, from the exons ATG CCCCCCAAGAAGCGCAGCGCCCCCGCCACCCCATCAGCCCCGAAGAAAGCACGCCAATCCAAACTTGCCAAAGAAAACGACATCagcgccgaagaagaaagcgagaTCAAAGAAGTCTTCCACCTCTTCTCGACCACGGCCGAAGAATTCCCCAATGAGAAAGAAGGCGTTATCGCCCGCGAGGATGTGCGCAAAGCGCTCGT AGCGCTAGGCCTGCCTCCCTCTGACTCCAGCGAGCTTCACTCGATCCTCTCCGCGGTTGATCCAACGAATACCGGTTTTGTCCCGTATGCGCCATTTGTGTCAGTCGCAGCGGCGAAATTGAGGTCGCGGTCTGATGAGGCAATGTCCGCAGAGGTGGATGCGGCGTTTCAGCTTTTCACCAAAGGGACGGATGGTCCGATTACGCTGGGGCATCTGAGGCGCATTGCGCGCGAGTTAAAAGAGGATAACCTTGGTGATGAGTTGCTCAAGGATATGATTCTTGAGGCGAATGGTGGCGCCGGTGTGAATGCCGGCGTTACGCTGGAACAGTTTCATGACGTTATGACTCGTGCTGGGGTCTTCTGA